In one window of Candidatus Binatia bacterium DNA:
- a CDS encoding universal stress protein — protein MFKRILVAYDGSDGAKFALDKVTEMAEAAAAELLLLAVGRIPEYAETVSEAEEAREQAKSYYSKIMEDAADRLRQQGLSATVRIDFGKPGDVILRIAEESGADLIALGTNPHSAMRRRFLGATVDKVVDRAHCSVLVVRRETAE, from the coding sequence ATGTTTAAGAGGATTCTCGTCGCTTACGACGGCTCGGACGGCGCCAAGTTTGCGTTGGACAAGGTTACAGAGATGGCTGAGGCCGCCGCGGCCGAGCTTCTGCTCCTCGCGGTCGGCAGAATCCCGGAATATGCCGAGACGGTGAGCGAAGCGGAAGAGGCTAGAGAGCAAGCAAAGAGCTACTATTCGAAGATCATGGAAGACGCCGCTGATCGTCTGAGACAACAGGGTTTGTCCGCGACGGTCCGCATAGATTTTGGCAAGCCGGGCGATGTGATCTTAAGGATTGCAGAGGAATCGGGCGCCGATCTCATCGCGCTAGGAACAAACCCTCATTCCGCCATGAGGAGAAGGTTTCTCGGGGCCACCGTGGATAAAGTGGTAGATCGCGCCCACTGCTCGGTCTTGGTTGTTAGACGCGAGACGGCCGAATGA
- a CDS encoding extracellular solute-binding protein, producing MAASLEELAKPEGEVVFYSSLNSDQIKALTDGFSKKYLHIKVSFFRATGERIMQRILAEAQAGRHAVDVFTVAGIKIQPIKDRGLTAKFVPEASPFYADGVKDPEGHWTSLLLLLSAMGYNTKLTSPGEAPKKYEDLLSPKWKGKIGIHARDPEWFLNLQRRMGREKARAFLKSLSTQNPGVQQGHTLLVQLLTAGEYHLASNIYAHTLAREQAKGAPVQWIFEEPVVTYMVPIALAKNARHPNAGKVFINFALSREGQILLRDQEAIPAHKNVDAKAVSLKGLRLLPSDPHMAKDYEAALGEMQVLLGTK from the coding sequence TTGGCTGCATCTTTGGAGGAGTTGGCCAAGCCGGAAGGGGAAGTGGTTTTTTATAGTTCGCTCAACAGCGATCAAATTAAAGCGCTGACGGACGGCTTCAGCAAGAAATATCTCCATATAAAAGTGTCTTTTTTTCGCGCGACCGGCGAGCGAATTATGCAGCGCATTCTCGCCGAGGCGCAGGCCGGGCGTCACGCGGTAGACGTTTTCACCGTAGCGGGAATAAAGATTCAGCCGATTAAGGATAGGGGATTGACCGCTAAGTTCGTACCCGAGGCCAGCCCTTTTTATGCCGACGGCGTCAAAGACCCTGAAGGGCATTGGACCAGTCTTCTACTATTGTTGAGCGCCATGGGGTACAACACGAAACTCACTTCGCCCGGCGAAGCTCCGAAGAAATATGAAGACCTACTTTCTCCCAAGTGGAAAGGTAAAATTGGCATCCATGCTCGGGATCCGGAGTGGTTTCTAAACCTACAGCGGCGCATGGGAAGAGAAAAAGCCAGAGCTTTTCTGAAAAGCCTCTCGACCCAAAATCCCGGTGTCCAACAAGGGCACACTCTTTTGGTGCAGCTTTTGACCGCCGGAGAATACCATCTGGCGTCGAATATATACGCCCACACGCTGGCGCGGGAGCAGGCAAAGGGAGCGCCGGTGCAATGGATTTTCGAAGAACCTGTCGTCACTTACATGGTTCCGATCGCGTTGGCCAAAAATGCTCGCCATCCCAACGCCGGCAAGGTCTTCATCAACTTTGCCTTGTCGCGCGAAGGGCAAATCCTGCTTCGCGATCAAGAGGCGATTCCCGCCCATAAGAATGTCGACGCAAAAGCGGTTTCTTTGAAAGGGCTAAGGCTCCTTCCCAGCGATCCTCACATGGCGAAGGACTACGAAGCGGCTTTAGGGGAGATGCAAGTTTTACTGGGGACTAAATAG
- a CDS encoding LysR family transcriptional regulator encodes MTLWQLKTFATVAKEGSFTKAGKVLQISQPSVSSLVISLQKELGVKLFDRLGVKPHLTEAGRLLLKRAENVLATVEKIPQELEEIRGLKKGRLRIGGSALAAASFLPMAIQMFKKNYPGVEVVIKFQAGEILEQMLVDGELDIAIMSRRPHSSLLHSEPYREEQIVVIAPPRHPLAKRDSVPLKLLGKEQWILYTKGTPVREMIESKFAEIGFSLTPTLEVDVQLGARDAIKNAVAGGLGISLLSKCHVLSDLKANRLKLIKVSGLDLKQPLYLTVQKTRRGSPFVEAFIDFLRRYPKE; translated from the coding sequence ATGACACTGTGGCAGTTAAAGACGTTCGCGACAGTGGCTAAGGAAGGAAGCTTCACCAAAGCGGGAAAAGTTTTGCAGATCAGCCAACCTTCCGTCTCCTCGTTAGTCATCAGCCTGCAAAAAGAGCTTGGGGTCAAGCTCTTCGATAGGTTGGGTGTAAAACCCCACCTCACCGAGGCCGGCAGACTGCTTTTGAAGCGCGCGGAGAACGTGCTCGCCACGGTCGAGAAAATTCCGCAAGAGCTAGAGGAAATAAGGGGCCTAAAGAAAGGCCGTCTCCGTATTGGGGGTTCGGCGTTGGCCGCAGCATCTTTTCTCCCTATGGCAATTCAAATGTTCAAGAAGAACTACCCCGGTGTTGAAGTCGTGATCAAATTTCAAGCGGGCGAGATTCTTGAACAAATGCTAGTAGACGGAGAACTCGATATTGCGATTATGAGCCGGCGTCCACATTCTAGTCTCCTACATAGTGAGCCCTATCGTGAAGAGCAGATAGTAGTGATTGCCCCGCCGAGACATCCGCTTGCCAAACGGGACTCCGTTCCTTTAAAGCTTCTCGGCAAGGAACAATGGATTCTTTATACAAAAGGGACTCCGGTTCGCGAGATGATAGAATCGAAATTTGCCGAAATAGGATTTTCTTTGACACCAACGCTGGAAGTTGATGTTCAGTTAGGCGCCAGAGACGCGATTAAAAACGCGGTGGCAGGCGGTTTGGGCATCAGCCTTCTTTCGAAGTGTCACGTCCTATCAGACCTTAAGGCCAACCGATTGAAGCTGATCAAGGTTTCAGGTCTCGATCTGAAGCAGCCTCTCTATCTCACCGTCCAGAAGACTCGCCGAGGATCTCCTTTCGTCGAAGCCTTTATTGATTTCTTACGGCGCTATCCAAAGGAGTGA
- a CDS encoding sulfite exporter TauE/SafE family protein, translating into MIGSSDILLLGGGAFVASVLAAVAGFGGAAILLPILVPIFGVRDAIPILTVAQLVGNLSRVWFNRRELDLPVVGWFAAGGVPAALAGGFLFASAPLSFLTRLLGVFLIAVVIYRHSGKRPAGRLPLRAFPFIGAVFSFLSALLGSVGPIMIPFFLAYGLVKGALIGTEALATVVMHVTKLVAYGSAAVLTTAGLVAGLAVGSIMIVGSFAGKKLLDRLPERLFVALVELTLVVAGVLFLIRG; encoded by the coding sequence ATGATCGGAAGCTCCGATATCCTGCTCCTGGGCGGCGGCGCCTTCGTCGCCTCGGTGCTGGCCGCGGTCGCAGGCTTCGGCGGGGCGGCGATCTTGCTGCCGATCCTCGTCCCGATCTTCGGCGTCCGCGACGCGATCCCGATCCTAACCGTTGCGCAGCTCGTCGGGAACCTGAGCCGCGTCTGGTTCAATCGCCGCGAGCTGGATTTGCCCGTTGTCGGCTGGTTCGCCGCCGGCGGCGTGCCGGCCGCGCTCGCCGGAGGATTTCTATTCGCGTCGGCGCCGCTCTCGTTTCTCACCCGCTTGTTGGGCGTCTTTCTCATCGCGGTTGTGATCTACCGCCATAGCGGCAAACGCCCGGCGGGAAGGCTTCCGCTCCGCGCCTTCCCCTTCATCGGCGCCGTTTTCAGTTTTCTCTCGGCGCTCTTGGGCAGCGTCGGACCCATCATGATTCCTTTCTTTCTGGCTTACGGACTTGTCAAAGGCGCGCTCATCGGCACGGAAGCTCTAGCTACGGTCGTGATGCACGTTACCAAGTTGGTGGCTTACGGCAGCGCGGCGGTTCTAACGACCGCCGGTCTCGTGGCGGGACTCGCCGTGGGATCGATCATGATCGTCGGTTCTTTCGCCGGAAAAAAACTTCTGGACCGCCTGCCCGAGCGGCTCTTCGTCGCGCTCGTCGAGCTTACGCTCGTCGTCGCGGGCGTTCTATTCCTGATCCGGGGATAG
- a CDS encoding VWA domain-containing protein — translation MRIHRYTQWDGTQQIRFPTSEDLLKHLSDNFLEEEGVRRALRDLMRRGVASEDGLRSVKGLRDILREAEEKKKELLEKYSPDSFKLTPEEAKALSDKLNSLAEKLEAYHEKMRNFMERLSGRYAQNMDELARKMQEGFERYQELRERLKEQLSQSKMKRPQNLTGQGQQNLMDMLDRMNRLLEDENFLKNLPNMLDAAVEDLDNLLENLNSLTQEQLGQLSDALNQMDQLQQLLNQYPFQGSERMGMGEAGQILGQLKRLEQFLRWGQRGMADIADLNLDDIRELLGEEAYEQLKYLKGIEGMLEEDGYLVRTGQGLKLSPKGMRRIGDKALREIFQMLNKNRWGDHNTTLKGLQGDTLEDTKKYEYGDPLNVNISETLMKALERGERGVPLKIGPEDFTVHRQEFSSDCETVLLIDVSYSMLMNDALHAGKKVALALHRLIETKYPQDVLHLVAFRSNAKVIRAQDLPSIVAITYFMEHGTDIKEALRYSRQILGSQKAANRQIILITDGEPTAVTLDRGGRLHSGWGSALLHERIVQETLKEVRRCTQSGIKINTFMLGTDFYRRGFIDQLSRLNTGRVFYTSPDQIGNYIVVDYIANKRKRIGR, via the coding sequence ATGAGAATCCATCGCTACACTCAGTGGGACGGCACGCAGCAGATCCGCTTCCCGACTTCCGAGGACCTGCTCAAGCACCTCTCCGACAATTTCCTGGAGGAAGAAGGCGTGCGCCGGGCGCTCCGAGACTTGATGCGCCGCGGCGTCGCCTCCGAGGATGGGCTCCGCTCGGTCAAAGGGCTGAGGGATATCCTCCGCGAAGCCGAGGAAAAGAAGAAGGAGCTGCTGGAGAAGTATTCGCCGGATTCATTCAAGCTCACGCCCGAAGAGGCCAAAGCGCTCAGCGACAAGCTCAACAGCCTGGCGGAAAAGCTCGAGGCCTACCACGAAAAGATGCGCAACTTCATGGAGCGACTCTCCGGACGCTACGCGCAGAACATGGACGAGCTGGCGCGCAAGATGCAGGAGGGATTCGAGCGCTACCAGGAGCTGAGAGAGCGTCTCAAAGAGCAGCTATCGCAGAGCAAGATGAAGCGGCCGCAGAATCTGACGGGCCAGGGCCAGCAAAACCTCATGGACATGCTGGATCGAATGAACCGGCTCCTCGAAGACGAAAATTTTCTCAAGAACCTTCCCAATATGCTGGATGCGGCGGTGGAAGATCTGGACAACCTTCTGGAGAATTTGAATTCCCTCACGCAGGAACAGCTGGGCCAGTTGAGCGACGCGCTGAATCAAATGGACCAGTTGCAGCAGCTTTTGAACCAGTATCCGTTCCAGGGCTCCGAGAGAATGGGCATGGGCGAAGCCGGTCAGATTCTCGGGCAACTGAAGCGGTTGGAGCAGTTTCTCCGCTGGGGACAAAGGGGCATGGCGGATATCGCGGATCTCAACCTGGACGATATCCGCGAGCTGCTGGGGGAAGAAGCCTACGAGCAGCTCAAGTATCTGAAAGGCATCGAGGGCATGCTGGAAGAGGACGGCTACCTCGTCCGCACCGGCCAGGGCCTCAAGCTCAGTCCCAAGGGCATGAGAAGAATCGGCGACAAAGCGCTCAGAGAAATCTTTCAGATGCTCAACAAGAACCGCTGGGGCGACCACAACACGACCTTGAAAGGACTGCAAGGCGACACGCTGGAAGACACGAAGAAATACGAATACGGCGACCCGCTCAACGTCAATATCAGCGAGACGCTGATGAAGGCTCTGGAAAGGGGCGAACGCGGCGTGCCGTTAAAGATCGGACCGGAAGATTTCACCGTCCACCGCCAGGAATTCTCCAGCGACTGCGAGACCGTGCTGCTGATCGACGTGAGCTATTCGATGCTGATGAACGACGCGCTGCACGCGGGAAAAAAAGTCGCGCTCGCGCTGCACCGTCTGATCGAGACCAAATATCCGCAGGATGTGCTTCACCTCGTGGCTTTCCGCTCCAACGCCAAAGTGATCCGCGCGCAGGACCTGCCATCGATCGTGGCCATCACCTATTTCATGGAGCACGGCACCGACATCAAAGAGGCGCTGCGCTATTCGCGCCAGATCCTGGGCTCGCAGAAGGCGGCCAACCGTCAGATCATCCTTATCACCGACGGCGAGCCGACCGCGGTGACCCTCGACCGCGGCGGACGGCTCCACAGCGGCTGGGGCTCCGCGCTTTTGCACGAGCGGATCGTCCAGGAGACGCTGAAAGAAGTCCGGCGCTGCACGCAGAGCGGCATCAAGATCAACACCTTCATGCTCGGCACCGATTTTTATCGCCGCGGCTTTATCGATCAGCTCTCGCGCCTGAACACCGGACGCGTCTTTTATACCTCACCCGACCAGATCGGCAACTACATCGTGGTCGATTACATCGCCAACAAACGCAAACGCATCGGGCGTTAG